One segment of Massilia sp. Se16.2.3 DNA contains the following:
- a CDS encoding methyl-accepting chemotaxis protein: MMHSQRVGKAAPNALSGSPDSFDQLNESHTEVERKLGLLTRGGDVGTVNVPAASGRQGTQLQRVRATWKASEQGAVNIIKMKPALIAFDRSVRQLDGMATEMLKLTEDLMTQNVERGASAKELAAIGRMMMLTQRLARGANQFFAIGAPGDDAAVRIGADAAAFEFALGTVLNGAAAQRNPDLREKLIQVQTRFQSFRKDFAPFLDNPAAYSKARAAARTIHRDNELVKKEVAALQSGYFEQQATQSGWFWMRIVATVLAVISALSIASVMVQDSRIRARSADVRTREAEVQRQLAQAQEEQAKATNDQNQAAILRLMNELQEVADGDLTVHATVSEDITGAIADSVNYTVEELRGLVQRVTTTAEKVTLASNDAQQVSAELLGATEEQSREIEDASSTVLRMAGEITDVSKSANESADVARQSVAAAEQGANAVQDAISGMHEIREQIQETSKRIKRLGESSQEIGEITELISDITEQTNVLALNAAIQAASAGEAGRGFSVVAEEVQRLAERSGEAAKQIGALVRTIQTDTHDAVAAMEKSTQGVVEGARLSDAAGAALADISRVSNRLAELIQGISFATSLQATSANGVARNMQHILSVTEHTQAGTRQTAQSIHQLAALAQELKNSVSRFRVAH, translated from the coding sequence ATGATGCACAGCCAGCGCGTCGGCAAGGCAGCCCCGAACGCGCTGTCGGGCAGCCCGGATTCCTTCGACCAGCTCAACGAAAGCCACACCGAGGTCGAGCGCAAGCTGGGCCTCCTGACCCGCGGCGGCGACGTCGGCACCGTCAACGTGCCGGCCGCCAGCGGCCGCCAGGGTACCCAGCTGCAGCGCGTGCGCGCCACCTGGAAAGCGTCCGAGCAGGGCGCGGTCAATATCATCAAGATGAAGCCGGCACTGATCGCCTTCGACCGCAGCGTGCGCCAGCTCGACGGCATGGCGACCGAGATGCTCAAGCTGACCGAAGACCTGATGACCCAGAACGTGGAACGCGGCGCCAGCGCGAAAGAACTCGCCGCGATCGGCCGCATGATGATGCTGACGCAGCGCCTGGCGCGCGGCGCCAACCAGTTCTTCGCCATCGGCGCGCCGGGCGACGACGCCGCGGTGCGTATCGGCGCCGACGCCGCCGCTTTCGAATTCGCCCTCGGTACGGTGCTCAACGGCGCCGCCGCCCAGCGCAACCCCGACCTGCGCGAAAAGCTGATCCAGGTGCAGACCCGCTTCCAGTCCTTCCGCAAGGACTTCGCTCCCTTCCTCGACAACCCGGCCGCGTACTCGAAAGCCCGCGCCGCCGCCCGTACCATCCACCGCGACAACGAACTGGTGAAGAAGGAAGTGGCCGCCCTGCAGTCGGGTTACTTCGAACAGCAGGCTACCCAGAGCGGCTGGTTCTGGATGCGTATCGTGGCGACCGTGCTCGCCGTGATCTCCGCACTCTCGATCGCCAGCGTCATGGTGCAGGACTCGCGCATCCGTGCCCGCAGCGCCGACGTCCGTACCCGCGAAGCCGAGGTGCAGCGCCAGCTGGCACAGGCCCAGGAAGAACAAGCCAAGGCCACCAACGACCAGAACCAGGCCGCGATTCTGCGCCTGATGAACGAACTGCAGGAAGTGGCGGACGGTGACTTGACCGTGCACGCCACCGTGTCGGAAGACATCACCGGCGCGATCGCCGACTCGGTCAACTACACGGTCGAGGAACTGCGCGGCCTGGTGCAGCGCGTGACCACCACCGCCGAGAAGGTGACGCTGGCATCGAACGACGCGCAGCAGGTGTCGGCCGAACTGCTGGGTGCAACCGAAGAGCAGTCGCGCGAGATCGAGGACGCGTCTTCCACCGTCCTGCGCATGGCCGGGGAAATTACCGACGTGTCGAAATCGGCGAACGAATCGGCCGACGTGGCGCGCCAGTCGGTTGCCGCGGCGGAGCAGGGCGCCAACGCCGTGCAGGATGCCATCTCGGGCATGCACGAGATCCGCGAACAGATCCAGGAAACCTCGAAGCGCATCAAGCGCCTGGGCGAATCCTCGCAGGAGATCGGCGAGATCACCGAGCTGATTTCCGACATTACCGAACAGACCAACGTGCTGGCGCTGAACGCGGCGATCCAGGCGGCGTCCGCTGGCGAAGCCGGCCGCGGCTTCTCGGTCGTTGCGGAAGAGGTGCAGCGCCTGGCGGAACGCTCGGGCGAAGCGGCCAAGCAGATCGGCGCGCTGGTGCGTACCATTCAGACCGACACCCACGACGCCGTCGCGGCAATGGAAAAATCGACCCAGGGCGTGGTCGAGGGTGCCCGCCTGTCGGACGCCGCCGGCGCCGCACTGGCCGACATTTCGCGCGTGTCGAACCGCCTCGCCGAACTGATTCAGGGCATTTCGTTCGCTACCAGCCTGCAGGCCACCTCGGCCAACGGCGTTGCGCGTAACATGCAGCATATCCTGTCGGTCACGGAGCATACGCAGGCCGGTACCCGCCAGACGGCGCAGTCGATTCATCAGCTGGCTGCACTGGCACAGGAACTGAAAAACTCGGTATCGCGCTTCCGCGTCGCCCATTGA
- a CDS encoding chemotaxis protein CheW: MNAAVGSSTLAPQAARRSRLRDYQTQLLARMQAAHEGTGTAQHHRRGHWQRAFPRRAGRSGRDRLAAAAGARAADRAPVPGLANVRGSLLGVIDMARYFGMDAGAGPDARLVSLAPRLGFNCALLVSRVYGLRRAAAMTREGTPEAPRLRDADDQVWTPLSLASLVQEERFLHVALKSL; encoded by the coding sequence GTGAACGCCGCTGTCGGCAGCAGCACGCTCGCGCCGCAGGCGGCCCGCCGCTCGCGCCTGCGCGACTACCAGACGCAGCTGCTGGCACGCATGCAGGCGGCCCACGAAGGTACCGGCACCGCCCAGCACCACCGGCGTGGCCATTGGCAGCGAGCGTTTCCTCGTCGAGCTGGCCGAAGCGGGCGAGATCGTCTCGCCGCTGCCGCTGGCGCGCGTGCCGCTGACCGAGCCCCGGTACCGGGCCTGGCCAACGTGCGCGGCAGCCTGCTCGGCGTGATCGACATGGCACGCTACTTCGGCATGGACGCCGGCGCCGGTCCCGACGCGCGCCTGGTATCGCTGGCGCCGCGCCTGGGCTTCAACTGCGCGCTGCTGGTATCGCGTGTGTATGGCCTGCGCCGCGCCGCCGCCATGACCCGCGAAGGAACACCGGAAGCGCCGCGCTTGCGCGACGCCGATGACCAAGTATGGACGCCGCTGTCGCTGGCGTCGCTGGTGCAGGAAGAACGTTTCCTGCATGTCGCACTCAAGTCTCTCTAA
- a CDS encoding PleD family two-component system response regulator: protein MAITKVLIVDDSPTERYYLTDILVKNGFSVSTAESGEDALSKIRADRPHLILMDVVMPGSNGFQVTRSIVKDPEFANVPVIICSSKNQETDRIWGIRQGAKDYFVKPVDPEQLLARIAELGA, encoded by the coding sequence GTGGCCATTACCAAAGTCCTCATCGTCGACGATTCGCCGACCGAACGCTATTACCTGACCGATATCCTGGTGAAGAACGGATTCTCCGTCTCCACCGCCGAAAGTGGCGAAGATGCCCTGTCGAAGATCCGCGCCGACCGCCCGCACCTGATCCTGATGGATGTGGTGATGCCCGGTTCGAACGGCTTCCAGGTCACCCGCTCGATCGTGAAGGATCCCGAGTTCGCCAATGTGCCCGTCATTATCTGCAGCAGCAAGAACCAGGAAACCGACCGTATCTGGGGCATCCGCCAGGGCGCCAAGGATTATTTCGTCAAGCCGGTCGATCCAGAGCAGCTGCTGGCTCGCATTGCAGAACTGGGTGCTTGA
- a CDS encoding PleD family two-component system response regulator: MTTSQQATGLTVMVVDDSNTIRRSAEIFLTQAGYHVVLAEDGFDALAKINDHHPALVFCDILMPRLDGYQTCALIKKSARFHTTPVIMLSSKDGLFDRARGAMVGSSAYLTKPFSKDTLLAAVREHTAPKA; the protein is encoded by the coding sequence ATGACGACATCGCAGCAAGCAACCGGCCTGACCGTCATGGTGGTCGATGACAGCAACACGATCCGCCGCTCGGCCGAAATCTTCCTCACCCAGGCCGGTTACCACGTGGTACTGGCCGAGGATGGTTTCGACGCGCTGGCCAAGATCAACGACCATCATCCGGCATTGGTGTTTTGCGACATCCTGATGCCGCGACTCGATGGTTACCAGACCTGCGCCCTGATCAAGAAGAGCGCACGGTTCCATACCACGCCGGTGATCATGCTGTCCTCCAAGGATGGCCTGTTCGACCGCGCACGCGGTGCCATGGTCGGGTCGAGCGCGTACCTGACCAAGCCATTTTCCAAAGACACCCTGCTCGCGGCCGTCCGCGAGCATACGGCCCCCAAAGCCTGA